In a genomic window of Bacteroidota bacterium:
- the typA gene encoding translational GTPase TypA has translation MQHKHLRNIAIVAHVDHGKTTLVDALLWQSGTFRDNQEVAERVMDSMDLEREKGITIMAKNTAVTYRAEGSSDDITINIVDTPGHADFGGEVERTLRMVDAVMLLVDAAEGPLPQTRFVLSKALALGLDPIVVINKIDRQDARPQEVLNEVFDLFIDLDANDEQLEFPVLYAVAKDGQCTLDPDGELTDLRPIFDAIVETVPPPVGDPDATLQVLVCDVKPDPYVGALAIGRVVQGTAKVRQPIALCHRDGTQTKATISALYVNDGLSRVERDEVGPGDIVYVAGAGGIGLGESLSAAENPVPLKPLHVDEPTLSMEFRINDSPFSGRDGKYVTSRQLRDRLLTEGQNNLAMRIEETETPDRFLVFGRGELQMAILIEQMRREGYEFAVGMPQVITKEIDGTTHEPYEEATIDVPEEHMGVVIEKLGRRKGQMTKMINHGTGRVRLTFEIPARGLIGYRTEFLTDTKGTGLLTHLFAGYRPWAGPISHRASGALVADRNGKATGYSIINLQERGQLFVGPGDEVYNGMIIGENSRDQDLEANITKEKKLTNMRAASADNFEKINPPRRMSLEEAIEFIRDDELIEITPKVYRVRKRHLDPHKRKKALQERKAEMA, from the coding sequence ATGCAGCACAAGCACCTCCGCAACATCGCCATCGTCGCGCACGTCGATCACGGCAAGACCACGCTCGTGGACGCGCTCCTGTGGCAGAGCGGCACCTTCCGCGACAACCAGGAGGTCGCCGAGCGGGTCATGGACTCGATGGACCTCGAACGCGAGAAGGGCATCACGATCATGGCGAAGAACACCGCCGTGACCTATCGTGCTGAGGGGTCGAGCGACGACATCACGATCAACATCGTCGACACGCCGGGCCACGCCGACTTCGGTGGCGAGGTCGAGCGCACGCTGCGGATGGTCGACGCCGTGATGCTGCTCGTGGACGCCGCCGAGGGGCCGCTGCCGCAGACGCGCTTCGTGCTTTCTAAGGCGCTCGCGCTCGGCCTCGATCCCATCGTGGTCATCAACAAGATCGACCGCCAGGACGCCCGTCCTCAGGAGGTGCTCAACGAGGTGTTCGACCTCTTCATCGACCTCGACGCGAACGACGAGCAGCTCGAATTCCCGGTCCTCTACGCCGTTGCCAAGGACGGCCAGTGTACGCTCGACCCCGACGGCGAGCTGACCGACCTCCGCCCCATCTTCGATGCCATCGTGGAGACCGTCCCGCCGCCCGTCGGTGACCCGGACGCCACGCTCCAGGTGCTCGTCTGCGACGTCAAGCCCGACCCGTACGTCGGCGCGCTTGCCATCGGCCGCGTCGTGCAGGGCACGGCGAAGGTGCGCCAGCCCATCGCCCTCTGTCACCGCGACGGCACGCAGACGAAGGCGACCATCAGCGCGCTCTACGTCAACGACGGCCTCAGCCGCGTCGAGCGCGACGAAGTCGGGCCGGGCGACATCGTCTACGTCGCGGGCGCAGGCGGCATCGGCCTCGGTGAGTCGCTCTCGGCCGCCGAGAACCCCGTCCCGCTCAAGCCGCTCCACGTCGACGAGCCCACGCTCTCGATGGAGTTCCGCATCAACGACAGCCCGTTCTCTGGGCGCGACGGGAAGTACGTCACCTCCCGCCAACTCCGAGACCGCCTGCTCACCGAGGGCCAGAACAACCTCGCCATGCGGATCGAGGAAACCGAGACGCCCGACCGCTTCCTCGTCTTCGGGCGCGGCGAGCTCCAGATGGCGATCCTCATCGAGCAGATGCGCCGCGAGGGCTACGAGTTCGCTGTCGGCATGCCGCAGGTCATCACCAAAGAAATCGACGGTACCACCCACGAGCCCTACGAGGAGGCGACCATCGACGTGCCCGAGGAGCACATGGGCGTCGTGATCGAGAAGCTCGGGCGGCGCAAGGGGCAGATGACGAAGATGATCAACCACGGCACGGGCCGCGTCCGCCTCACGTTCGAGATCCCCGCGCGCGGCCTCATCGGCTACCGCACGGAGTTCCTCACCGACACCAAAGGCACGGGCCTCTTGACGCACCTCTTCGCGGGCTACCGTCCGTGGGCCGGGCCGATCAGCCACCGCGCGTCCGGCGCGCTCGTGGCCGACCGCAACGGCAAGGCCACTGGCTACTCGATCATCAACCTGCAGGAGCGTGGCCAGCTCTTCGTCGGGCCGGGCGACGAGGTTTACAACGGCATGATCATCGGCGAGAACAGCCGCGACCAGGACCTCGAAGCCAACATCACGAAGGAGAAGAAGCTGACCAACATGCGCGCGGCGTCGGCGGACAACTTCGAGAAGATCAACCCGCCGCGCCGGATGAGCCTGGAGGAAGCCATCGAGTTCATCCGCGACGACGAGCTCATCGAGATCACGCCGAAGGTCTACCGCGTCCGCAAGCGTCACCTCGACCCGCACAAGCGCAAGAAGGCGCTCCAAGAGCGCAAGGCGGAGATGGCGTAG
- a CDS encoding type II toxin-antitoxin system death-on-curing family toxin — protein sequence MKPPDGPRWLTAAQVKVLHAESLSAFGGLDGVRDENLLGSALARPQHLFTYGGAPDLSALAAAYGVGIARNHPFLDGNKRAALLAMRAFLFLNGRGLNPDQLETVTTMEGVAAGSVDEVALAEWIRANSAPLTP from the coding sequence ATGAAGCCGCCTGACGGGCCACGTTGGCTGACAGCAGCGCAGGTCAAGGTGCTTCACGCCGAGTCGCTGTCGGCATTCGGCGGGCTGGATGGTGTGCGTGACGAAAACCTGCTCGGGAGTGCGCTCGCACGACCACAGCACCTATTCACGTACGGCGGTGCCCCCGACCTCTCGGCACTGGCCGCAGCCTACGGGGTCGGCATCGCGCGCAACCACCCGTTTCTGGACGGCAACAAACGTGCGGCGCTGCTCGCCATGCGAGCATTCCTATTTCTGAACGGCCGAGGACTCAATCCAGACCAACTGGAAACGGTCACGACCATGGAAGGCGTTGCCGCAGGCAGCGTGGACGAGGTCGCGCTCGCCGAGTGGATCCGAGCAAACAGTGCGCCGCTCACCCCCTGA
- a CDS encoding AbrB/MazE/SpoVT family DNA-binding domain-containing protein, which produces MTQKSKLRKLGGSVATIIPKAMLDRLHLEAGDEIFITETPDGVLLSAHDPDTEAMLDDARAFMRSHREAFKALAK; this is translated from the coding sequence ATGACGCAGAAGTCCAAGCTCCGCAAGCTCGGCGGCTCCGTCGCCACCATCATCCCGAAGGCGATGCTCGACCGCCTCCACCTCGAAGCGGGCGACGAGATCTTCATCACCGAGACGCCCGACGGCGTGCTCCTCAGCGCGCATGACCCCGACACGGAGGCCATGCTGGACGATGCCCGCGCCTTCATGCGCTCGCACCGCGAAGCCTTCAAGGCGCTGGCGAAATGA
- a CDS encoding cation diffusion facilitator family transporter: MASTHSPDQALPQRFDLRDPRSQAMAASLAVAVLMLVGKLGAYAATGSSAILGDALESVVHLLATGVATFSLWYAAQPPDAKHPYGHGKIAYFSSGFEGALILMAALGIVAMGVEALVTGPELERLGLGLAVTAALGLVNLGLGLWLVRTGRRHNAVVLVANGQHVLTDMWTSLGVLVGVGLVWLTGVTWIDPVVAILLGLNIGWTAFALLREAYQGLMESADPAETAELRAVLDRAEAESHILGYHFLRYRRVNDHVYVQVHLLFPGDLPIEDAHAHATQVEESIRTVFPKDHVEVTTHLEPDTHEHPDDGVHDRLGDALAGDRTLG; the protein is encoded by the coding sequence ATGGCTTCCACGCACAGCCCTGACCAGGCGCTTCCGCAGCGCTTCGATCTCCGCGACCCGCGCTCGCAGGCGATGGCGGCGAGCCTCGCCGTGGCGGTGCTCATGCTGGTCGGTAAGCTCGGCGCGTACGCCGCCACGGGCTCCTCGGCCATCCTCGGCGATGCGCTTGAATCGGTCGTCCACCTCCTCGCCACGGGCGTTGCGACGTTCAGCCTGTGGTACGCCGCGCAGCCGCCGGACGCGAAGCACCCCTACGGCCACGGCAAGATCGCCTACTTCTCGTCAGGCTTCGAGGGGGCGCTCATCCTCATGGCTGCCCTCGGCATCGTGGCGATGGGCGTCGAGGCGCTCGTGACGGGGCCGGAGCTGGAACGGCTCGGGTTGGGACTCGCGGTGACGGCAGCACTCGGGCTCGTCAACCTCGGGCTCGGGCTGTGGCTCGTCCGCACGGGCCGACGCCACAACGCCGTCGTGCTCGTGGCCAACGGGCAGCACGTGCTCACCGACATGTGGACGAGCCTCGGCGTGCTCGTCGGCGTGGGCCTCGTCTGGCTGACCGGCGTGACGTGGATCGACCCCGTCGTGGCGATCCTTCTGGGGCTGAACATCGGCTGGACGGCATTCGCGCTGCTCCGCGAGGCCTACCAGGGGCTGATGGAGAGCGCCGATCCCGCCGAGACGGCCGAGTTGCGCGCCGTGCTCGACCGCGCCGAGGCTGAGAGCCACATCCTCGGCTACCACTTCCTCCGCTATCGCCGCGTCAACGACCACGTCTACGTGCAAGTACACCTGCTCTTCCCCGGCGACCTCCCCATCGAGGACGCGCACGCGCACGCGACGCAAGTCGAGGAGAGCATCCGCACGGTCTTCCCAAAGGACCACGTGGAGGTGACCACGCACCTCGAACCCGACACCCACGAGCACCCCGACGACGGTGTGCACGACCGGCTGGGCGACGCGCTGGCAGGAGATAGGACCTTGGGATAA
- a CDS encoding ADP-ribosylglycohydrolase family protein has product MTTQSRYRGCLLGLAAGDALGTTLEFTPPSQVVPITDMVGGGPFGLEPGQWTDDTSMALCLATSLVEQGFDPADQMERYVRWKREGYWSSTGRCFDIGNTVTRALSHFSRTGDPFAGSTDPWSAGNGSLMRLAPVPMFFAPRFEDAVSHSAEMSRTTHGATEAVDACRYYAALLVAALGGASKADFLATPFEPTPGFWDDAPLAPKVAAVAAGSFLEKEPPAIRGTGYVVEAMEAALWAFATTDTFEAGALRAVNLGDDADTTGAIYGQLAGAHYGEAAIPAAWRDRLAYCTDLELLAEALYEHSDHAQIDAA; this is encoded by the coding sequence ATGACGACACAAAGCCGCTATCGGGGCTGTCTGCTCGGGCTCGCGGCCGGCGACGCGCTGGGCACGACGCTGGAGTTCACCCCGCCGAGCCAGGTGGTGCCGATCACTGACATGGTCGGCGGCGGACCGTTCGGGCTGGAGCCGGGGCAGTGGACCGACGACACGTCGATGGCGCTCTGCCTCGCCACGAGCCTCGTCGAACAGGGCTTCGACCCTGCCGACCAGATGGAGCGCTACGTTCGGTGGAAGCGCGAGGGCTATTGGAGCAGCACCGGACGCTGCTTCGACATCGGCAACACCGTGACGCGGGCGCTCTCGCACTTCTCGCGCACGGGTGACCCGTTTGCGGGATCGACCGATCCGTGGTCGGCAGGCAACGGCTCGCTGATGCGCCTCGCGCCCGTGCCGATGTTCTTCGCGCCGCGCTTCGAAGACGCGGTCTCGCACAGCGCCGAGATGTCGCGGACGACGCACGGGGCTACGGAGGCCGTCGATGCCTGCCGCTACTATGCCGCCCTGCTCGTCGCCGCACTCGGCGGCGCGAGCAAAGCTGACTTCCTCGCCACGCCCTTCGAGCCGACGCCTGGCTTCTGGGACGACGCGCCGCTTGCGCCGAAGGTAGCGGCCGTCGCGGCCGGGTCGTTCCTCGAAAAGGAGCCGCCTGCGATTCGCGGCACCGGTTATGTCGTCGAGGCGATGGAGGCCGCGCTGTGGGCGTTTGCCACCACGGACACGTTCGAGGCGGGTGCGCTCCGCGCCGTCAACCTCGGCGACGACGCCGACACAACGGGCGCGATCTACGGCCAACTCGCCGGGGCGCACTACGGCGAGGCCGCGATCCCCGCCGCCTGGCGCGACCGCCTCGCCTACTGCACCGACCTCGAGTTGCTCGCCGAGGCGCTCTACGAGCACAGCGACCACGCGCAGATAGACGCCGCCTAG
- a CDS encoding NAD-dependent succinate-semialdehyde dehydrogenase, with translation MLRSIDPNTGETLRTYDALTPDALDARLARAARASEHHRTTPLADRAMKLRRVADALEASVHRHAETMTREMGKPVGQAEAEAKKCAWVCRYYADHAAAFLADEPRPIDGAHRAFVAYEPLGPVLAVMPWNYPYWQVFRFAAPAVMAGNVGLLKHAENVQGCAEAIEALFLEAGFAEGVFHNLPLEVDAVRGVIEDRRVRAVTLTGSERAGRAVASQAGQALKPTVLELGGSDPFIVLGDADLDRALDLAVTARMQNNGQSCIAAKRFILERPIADAFTERFVERVEALTLGDPMDAATDVGPMAREDLRDGLHDQVERAVAKGATRLTGGTVPDRSGFFYPPTVLAGVTEGMVPFEEELFGPVAALSVAEDVDDAVRLANATRFGLSSAVFTEDRAKGEAVARRMHAGGAFVNQMSRSHPNLPFGGIGDSGYGRELARQGIRAFVNEKTIWIE, from the coding sequence ATGCTTCGTTCCATCGATCCGAACACGGGGGAGACCCTGCGCACCTACGACGCGCTCACGCCGGACGCGCTCGACGCGCGCCTTGCTCGGGCTGCGCGGGCCTCCGAGCACCATCGCACGACCCCGCTCGCGGACCGTGCCATGAAGCTTCGCCGTGTTGCCGATGCGCTGGAGGCGAGCGTTCATCGCCACGCCGAGACGATGACGCGCGAGATGGGGAAGCCCGTCGGGCAGGCCGAAGCTGAAGCCAAGAAGTGCGCCTGGGTGTGCCGCTACTACGCCGACCACGCCGCGGCCTTCCTCGCCGACGAACCGCGCCCTATCGATGGGGCCCACCGCGCGTTCGTCGCGTACGAGCCACTCGGGCCGGTGCTCGCCGTGATGCCGTGGAACTACCCCTACTGGCAGGTCTTCCGCTTCGCCGCGCCCGCAGTGATGGCAGGCAACGTCGGGCTCCTCAAGCACGCCGAGAACGTGCAGGGCTGCGCCGAGGCCATCGAAGCGCTGTTCCTAGAGGCAGGCTTTGCGGAGGGCGTCTTCCATAACCTGCCCCTTGAGGTAGACGCCGTGCGTGGCGTGATCGAAGACCGGCGCGTGCGGGCCGTCACGCTCACCGGCAGCGAGCGCGCGGGCCGCGCCGTGGCGAGCCAGGCCGGGCAGGCGCTCAAGCCTACGGTGCTCGAACTCGGCGGCTCCGACCCGTTCATTGTCCTCGGGGATGCCGACCTCGACCGCGCGCTCGACCTCGCCGTCACCGCGCGGATGCAGAACAACGGCCAGAGCTGCATCGCGGCGAAGCGGTTCATCCTCGAACGCCCCATCGCCGACGCCTTCACCGAGCGCTTCGTCGAACGCGTCGAGGCGCTCACCCTCGGCGACCCGATGGATGCTGCCACCGATGTCGGCCCGATGGCGCGCGAAGACCTCCGCGATGGGCTCCACGACCAAGTCGAGCGCGCTGTCGCCAAGGGCGCGACGCGGCTCACCGGCGGCACCGTGCCCGACCGGTCCGGCTTCTTCTACCCGCCGACCGTGCTCGCGGGCGTCACCGAGGGCATGGTGCCGTTCGAGGAAGAGCTGTTTGGTCCCGTCGCGGCGCTCAGCGTCGCTGAGGACGTGGACGACGCGGTGCGGCTCGCCAACGCGACGCGCTTCGGGCTGTCGAGCGCCGTCTTCACCGAGGACCGCGCCAAGGGCGAGGCCGTCGCCCGACGAATGCACGCAGGCGGCGCGTTCGTGAACCAGATGAGCCGGAGTCACCCCAACCTCCCCTTCGGCGGCATCGGCGACAGCGGCTACGGCCGCGAACTCGCGCGCCAGGGCATCCGAGCGTTCGTCAACGAAAAGACGATCTGGATCGAGTAG
- a CDS encoding glycosyltransferase family 2 protein — protein sequence MSFAATLGTLLSTLGAVLSTLAFAACALVVVYLLVFALASRRLRPTPPLREPTQRLAVFIPAYKEDAVIVDVARQALDQSYPQELYEVIVIADSLQPATLAALDALPIQVVEVSFEKSTKAKALNAALSLLAAQKQTFDGAVVLDADNVMDRDALAHLAAYLDPTQPGSARVVQGQRVAKNLDTPMAKLDALSEGINNQIFRAGHANLGLSAALIGSGMAFDYELFDRCMNRAKAVGGFDKELELMLLYEGIRIAWAPKAVIYDEKVSGGQTFENQRTRWLSAQFHYLRRHTARGVAGLFSGRLDYADKVFQMALPPRALLIAGVPALTLLVFVIGGPMAALPWAVLTATLVLTLFIAIPANLLRSDILSAVLHLPGGIWRMTRALFRSPGGNRTFIHTPHGAGSPVTGPVSPVRKDAASDTARDLRPST from the coding sequence ATGTCGTTCGCCGCCACCCTCGGAACGCTCCTCAGCACCCTCGGGGCCGTTCTCAGTACGCTCGCCTTTGCCGCGTGCGCGCTCGTGGTTGTCTACCTGCTCGTGTTTGCCCTGGCCAGCCGTCGCCTGCGCCCGACGCCGCCGCTGCGCGAGCCAACGCAGCGCCTCGCGGTCTTCATTCCGGCCTACAAGGAGGACGCGGTCATCGTGGACGTGGCGCGGCAGGCGCTCGACCAGTCCTATCCGCAGGAGCTCTACGAAGTCATCGTCATTGCGGACTCGCTGCAGCCCGCGACGCTCGCTGCGCTCGACGCGCTGCCCATCCAGGTCGTCGAGGTGTCGTTCGAGAAGAGCACCAAGGCGAAGGCGCTCAACGCGGCGCTGAGCCTTCTCGCGGCGCAGAAGCAGACGTTCGACGGCGCCGTGGTCCTCGACGCGGACAACGTGATGGACCGCGACGCCCTCGCGCACCTCGCGGCGTATCTCGACCCCACGCAGCCGGGCAGCGCGCGCGTGGTGCAGGGCCAGCGCGTGGCGAAGAACCTCGACACGCCGATGGCGAAGCTCGACGCGCTGAGCGAGGGCATCAACAATCAGATCTTCCGCGCCGGGCACGCCAACCTTGGCCTCTCCGCCGCTCTCATCGGCTCCGGCATGGCGTTCGACTACGAACTGTTCGACCGCTGCATGAACCGCGCGAAGGCCGTCGGCGGCTTCGACAAAGAACTGGAGCTGATGCTGCTCTACGAGGGCATCCGGATCGCGTGGGCGCCGAAGGCGGTGATCTACGACGAGAAGGTGAGCGGTGGGCAGACGTTCGAGAACCAGCGCACGCGGTGGCTCTCGGCGCAATTCCACTACCTCCGCCGCCACACCGCGCGGGGTGTTGCCGGGCTGTTCAGCGGCCGTCTCGACTATGCCGACAAGGTCTTCCAGATGGCGCTGCCGCCGCGCGCGCTGCTCATCGCGGGGGTGCCGGCGCTGACGTTGCTGGTTTTCGTGATCGGCGGCCCGATGGCAGCGCTGCCCTGGGCCGTCCTCACGGCTACGCTCGTGCTGACGCTCTTCATCGCCATCCCGGCCAACCTGCTGCGCAGCGACATCCTGAGCGCGGTGCTGCACCTGCCCGGCGGCATCTGGCGCATGACCCGCGCGCTCTTCCGCAGCCCGGGCGGCAACCGCACCTTCATCCATACGCCCCACGGGGCTGGGTCGCCGGTCACCGGTCCCGTGTCACCGGTCCGCAAGGATGCGGCGTCTGACACGGCCCGCGACCTTCGACCTTCGACCTAA
- a CDS encoding glycosyltransferase family 1 protein, producing MRIGIEAQRIFRRKKHGMDIVALESLRHLQKLAEQQRHDHEVVVFVKPGEDPCLASSENLFVYELDAPSYPVWEQVALPQAAKKAGVDVLHCTSNTAPLNSPVPTVVTVHDVIYLEGRASAILRGSGTWYQRLGNLYRRQVVPSVAHRAAKVLTVSEYERRRILDTLPMPAEKLDVVYNGVGAHFRPVESADEQRRVRQRYGLPEDFLFFLGNTDPKKNLPGVITAYVEYARSVALDDRAPTPLVIADYAREALDVHLRALDALDLAPRFILPGYMANTDLPAIYSQAALFLYPSLRESFGIPILEAMACGAPVITSRAASMPEVAGDAAVLIEPTQPSSLASAIRHVLADATLQADLRRQGFARAERFSWARTAERLIEIYEEVAGAPVPAAVPNPVAAEPAFRLAA from the coding sequence ATGCGAATCGGCATCGAAGCCCAGCGCATCTTCCGGCGCAAGAAGCACGGCATGGACATCGTCGCGCTCGAGTCGCTGCGCCACCTCCAGAAGCTCGCTGAACAGCAGCGCCACGACCACGAGGTCGTCGTCTTCGTGAAGCCTGGCGAGGACCCGTGCCTGGCGTCGTCAGAGAACCTGTTCGTCTACGAACTCGACGCGCCGAGCTACCCCGTCTGGGAGCAGGTTGCGCTGCCGCAGGCGGCCAAGAAGGCGGGCGTGGACGTGCTCCACTGCACGAGTAACACCGCGCCGCTCAACAGTCCCGTCCCGACGGTCGTGACCGTCCACGACGTGATCTACCTCGAAGGGCGCGCCTCGGCGATCCTGCGCGGAAGCGGGACGTGGTATCAGCGCCTTGGCAACCTCTACCGCCGCCAGGTCGTCCCGAGCGTGGCGCATCGCGCGGCGAAGGTGCTCACGGTGTCGGAGTACGAGCGCCGCCGCATCCTCGACACGCTGCCGATGCCTGCCGAGAAACTGGATGTGGTTTACAACGGCGTCGGCGCGCACTTCCGCCCCGTCGAGAGCGCCGATGAGCAGCGCCGCGTCCGCCAGCGCTACGGCTTGCCCGAGGACTTCCTCTTCTTCCTCGGCAACACCGACCCGAAGAAGAATCTGCCCGGCGTCATCACGGCCTACGTCGAGTATGCCCGCAGCGTCGCTCTGGACGATAGGGCTCCCACGCCGCTCGTGATCGCCGACTATGCCCGCGAGGCGCTCGACGTGCACCTGCGCGCCCTCGACGCGCTCGACCTCGCGCCGCGCTTCATCCTGCCGGGCTACATGGCGAACACCGACCTCCCGGCGATCTACAGCCAGGCGGCGCTGTTCCTCTACCCGTCGCTGCGGGAGAGCTTCGGGATCCCGATTCTCGAAGCGATGGCCTGCGGCGCACCCGTCATCACGTCGCGCGCCGCATCGATGCCCGAGGTCGCAGGCGACGCCGCCGTGCTGATCGAGCCGACGCAGCCGTCGTCGCTTGCAAGCGCGATCCGCCACGTCCTCGCCGACGCGACGCTCCAGGCCGACCTCCGCCGCCAGGGCTTCGCCCGCGCCGAACGGTTCTCGTGGGCCCGCACCGCCGAGCGCCTCATCGAGATCTACGAGGAGGTCGCGGGCGCGCCGGTGCCTGCCGCCGTGCCGAACCCCGTCGCTGCCGAGCCCGCCTTCCGCCTCGCGGCCTAG
- a CDS encoding acyltransferase: MSRLSHVLGAAYRVANARLRLWRCRLGRFVTLDGAPRVNAAGTIEIGDRVAIRSRVATTELSAGPGATIRIGAHSFINHGASLSARVGITIGENVQIAPHVVVMDSDFHAVGDLSDSGKQAPIVIEDGAWLAIRSTVLKGVTVGRGAVVAAGAVVVKDVPPYSVVAGVPAKVIRQMKADEQHQDAAAPPGPRGTLIPKETRGDGASASAALDPIITAANR; the protein is encoded by the coding sequence ATGTCTCGTCTCTCCCATGTTCTGGGCGCAGCCTACCGCGTCGCCAATGCGCGCCTGCGGCTCTGGCGCTGTCGCCTCGGTCGCTTCGTGACCCTCGACGGTGCGCCGCGCGTCAACGCTGCGGGCACCATCGAGATCGGCGACCGCGTGGCCATCCGATCGCGCGTGGCGACGACGGAGCTGTCGGCCGGACCGGGCGCCACCATCCGCATCGGCGCGCACTCGTTCATCAACCACGGGGCTTCGCTCTCGGCGCGGGTCGGCATCACGATTGGCGAGAACGTCCAGATCGCGCCGCACGTCGTCGTGATGGACTCCGACTTCCACGCCGTCGGCGACCTGTCCGACTCTGGCAAGCAAGCCCCCATCGTGATCGAGGACGGGGCCTGGTTGGCGATCCGGAGCACGGTGCTCAAGGGCGTGACTGTCGGACGTGGCGCGGTCGTGGCGGCGGGTGCCGTCGTCGTCAAAGACGTGCCGCCCTACAGCGTCGTCGCGGGCGTCCCGGCGAAGGTGATCCGACAGATGAAGGCCGATGAGCAGCATCAGGACGCTGCCGCGCCACCAGGGCCTAGAGGCACCCTCATTCCGAAGGAGACCCGGGGCGACGGAGCCAGCGCGTCGGCCGCGCTCGACCCCATCATCACGGCGGCGAATCGCTAG
- a CDS encoding glycosyltransferase family 2 protein translates to MLSPLELAFWLAVAVIVYTYVGYGVVLWMLVKVRDALGLSPCQPDLADPEVAAYEPEVTLVVAAYNEERDILQKLENSLAQDYPKDKLKLLFVTDGSTDRTPQLLLGYPGVKLLHRAGRAGKIAAMNRAMKHVETPIVIFSDANAMLNREAVRNIVKHYADPAVGAVSGEKRIRAAEADAASGAGEGLYWRYESALKHLDARLHTVVGAAGELFSLRTDLFHPSEPDTLLDDFMLTLRVAQQGYRVAYATDANATELPSATVEDEFKRKVRICAGGFQSMARLLSLLNPRHGWTTFQYVSHRVLRWAVTPPLLLVAFALNFVLGLTSPFYAALYGAQTAFWLLALAGWRWQDREVKVKGFFVPFYFAVMNVAAFFGFARWLRGQQSVNWERAARATA, encoded by the coding sequence ATGCTGTCCCCCCTCGAACTCGCCTTTTGGCTGGCCGTTGCCGTCATCGTCTACACCTACGTCGGCTATGGCGTGGTGCTGTGGATGCTCGTCAAGGTGCGCGACGCGCTCGGCCTCAGCCCATGCCAGCCTGACCTCGCCGATCCCGAGGTGGCAGCGTACGAGCCCGAGGTCACGCTCGTCGTGGCGGCCTACAACGAGGAGCGCGACATCCTGCAGAAGCTCGAAAACTCGCTGGCGCAGGACTATCCGAAGGACAAGCTCAAGCTGCTGTTTGTCACGGACGGCTCGACGGACCGCACGCCGCAGCTCTTGCTCGGCTATCCGGGCGTGAAGCTGCTCCACCGCGCCGGACGCGCGGGCAAGATCGCCGCCATGAACCGCGCGATGAAGCACGTCGAGACGCCCATCGTGATCTTCTCCGACGCCAACGCGATGCTCAACCGCGAGGCGGTGCGCAACATCGTCAAGCACTACGCCGACCCGGCCGTGGGCGCGGTCTCGGGCGAGAAGCGCATCCGGGCCGCCGAGGCCGACGCCGCCTCGGGCGCGGGCGAGGGCCTCTACTGGCGCTATGAGTCCGCGCTCAAGCACCTCGATGCGCGGCTGCACACCGTCGTCGGGGCCGCGGGCGAGCTGTTCTCGCTCCGCACCGACCTCTTCCATCCCAGCGAGCCCGACACGCTGCTCGACGACTTCATGCTCACGCTGCGGGTGGCGCAGCAGGGCTACCGCGTCGCCTACGCCACCGACGCCAACGCGACCGAGCTGCCCTCGGCGACGGTCGAGGACGAGTTCAAGCGCAAGGTGCGCATCTGCGCAGGCGGCTTCCAGAGCATGGCGCGGCTGCTCAGCCTGCTCAACCCGCGTCACGGCTGGACGACGTTCCAGTACGTCTCCCACCGGGTGTTGCGTTGGGCGGTCACGCCGCCGCTGCTCCTCGTCGCGTTTGCGCTCAACTTCGTGCTCGGCCTCACGAGTCCGTTCTACGCGGCGCTCTACGGCGCGCAGACCGCGTTTTGGCTGCTCGCGCTCGCAGGCTGGCGCTGGCAGGACCGCGAGGTGAAGGTCAAGGGCTTCTTCGTGCCGTTCTACTTCGCCGTGATGAACGTGGCGGCCTTCTTTGGCTTCGCGCGGTGGCTGCGCGGCCAGCAGTCCGTCAACTGGGAGCGCGCCGCTCGCGCCACAGCTTGA